The Mustela nigripes isolate SB6536 chromosome 11, MUSNIG.SB6536, whole genome shotgun sequence genomic interval CCTTTAGGCCCATCCAACTCTAAAAATACACACTAAGCTCAAATCGCAGCTTCGCTGTGAAGCGCCGTCCTGATGAGCTGGGCTGGAAGGGGGTCCCCATCTCCTCAACCCGCTGGTCACAGGCCCCGACCCTTCCTTAGTTTACAGAGGGAGTAAAGGTGCTCAGCTGGAGTCTCTTCCATTTCGGGAAAGTTGCAGAACATCAGCCTGGAGGCCCACGTCCCACACCAAGCTCTGCACCCATTTGGCGGTCCAGCTGTTGCTGCCCATGTGTTGAGCTCGCTCAGCAGACCACCGCCTcactctgccctctccctctttgtctcaGCCTTGCCTTTCTCATCCTCCCATTGGAGCCTGGCCATTGACATTTTCCCCTCTGCACAGCCCCACGAGTGTAGACTAGGAGCCTCTGACAAGTCACCTGCGGCTCTGCAGACCGCACATCCACGCTCCACCCATGATAGGCTGCAGGCCTCGTTAATGCGCCTGTGATGCGCCAGCTGAGCTGGTGCCCAGATTAGAATTCCGTGAAGCTAGACTATATATAGGATGTATGTACTTCtccagcaaatatttaatttttagacgTTTAGTGGCATTCAAAGCCAGCCAGCTACCATGCTGGTAGTCAGTGTCGCCAGAGAATCAAGGTTTCATGGGTCCCGTTATCCCAAGGGCTCCTGTCCTTGTGCAGGGGGCCCTGTTGAACACCGTGTGCTGTGCTTCCAGGACGGAGGGACTCAGAAGCTAGAGAAGGCCAAGATCTCGCTAGGTGACTGCCTGGCGTGCAGTGGCTGTGTCACCTCCGCGGAGACCGTCCTCATCACGCAGCAAAGCCATGAGGAACTGCGGAAAATTCTAGATGCCAATAAGGTAAGTGGTGGGCGGTCTTGGAGATTTTTTTAGCCTGACATCGACTGCAGCATCCTTTGCTCTTGCTGTCAAGGGCCGATCTCCAGGTGACTCCCTCATTTTCAAAGTGGTGTCAGTGGGATGTCAGTGACCTGTCCTACTCCAACACTGAAGTGTTGGGCCCCACCTACACATAGAAATGACATGCCCCGGAGACAGGGCGTGCTCTCACCAGCACCGGACCCCTGGGGATGAGTATGGAAACATGCCGAGTGAGCACGTGTCCCTTGCTTTGCAGACGGCGGCCCCCAGTCAGCAGAGGCTGGTTGTGGTTTCTGTGTCGCCCCAATCCAGAGCGTCACTGGCCGCAAGATTTCAGCTGACTCCTACAGACACTGCCAAGAAGCTGACTGCATTCTTCAAGAAAATCGGTAGGTACCAAACATCGTGCGAGCGCTCCAGCTCTGCATGGGGGAGGTCCCATGACAGGGCGCCTCGGGCTTCTGAGTCACTGAACTCAAAACACACCAGAACCTTCCAAGTTGACTTCAGGCCAGAGTTTTGGTTTGACACACAAGAGCTGTGCCTTTTAAGAGAGACCTTCTGAATCGTCTCCGTGCTCTCCCGGCCTGGAGCTTACCTGCTTCTCGTGTTGTGTTTAAGTGAGCGTCATCAAGGCCCATTTCCCAGGTTCTGGCTCAGATCAACTTTGGTCAGCCTCTGTGAGCCAGGAGCTGGGCTGGGTGCCACCAGGACGTGGCCGATCCCGGAAAAGCCAGGTGGCAACAGCTTCCTGGGGCGTGGCCAGCAGTGCCTCGTGATTCAGCCGCCCTTTGTGGCAGTGAGATGGGTGCTTGCTTTTCAGGGGTGCACTACGTGTTTGACACCGCCTTCTCGAGGAACTTCAGTCTCCTCGAGAGCCAGCGAGAATTTGTGCAGCGGTTCCGAGGACAGGCCAGCTCCACACAGACCTTGCCTGTGCTCACGTCCGCCTGTCCAGGTGTGTCCACACTGCTCGACACGGGGAACAGGAacgctggggtggggggagcaacgCAGGTTTCTGGCAGGATGGCCTCCTTGGTGGAAGAAGGCGCCCTGAGAGTCACTCAGTTCCCCGAGACCGTGACCGTGACCTCACTGATGCTAGCAGCACTCGACAGTGACAGCAGAGCGAGGGATGTTCCATAATGGGACTGTAACTCCTTGCACGAGTCGGTCCCCTGCAGAATGTCCTGTCACTTGCTGCCCAGCTGGTGAGATGCTCCTTTTCTTCCTGGTGTTGGCCTCAGGCTGGATCTGCTATGCGGAGAAGACGCACGGGAGCTTCCTTGTCCCTCACCTTAGCACAGCGCGGTCCCCGCAGCAGGTCATGGGCTCCCTGGTCAAGGACTTCTTTGCCCAGCAGCAGGTAACAGGAACGTTCCAGCTATGAACCAGTCACTGCCATCATCCTGAAAGATAAGCCAAGACCCACACAAAGAACCACGGTCACATCCTGGCTGCTGGCTGGTGTCACCCCCACCTTACCTGATGGGCCCCTTTCCTGTTGGGTCAGGCCACGACTCCACATTTCCACATTTCTCGGCAGCATTTGACCCCTGACAGGATCTACCATGTGACGGTGATGCCTTGCTATGACAAAAAGTTGGAAGCTTCCAGACCAGACTTCTTCAGCCAGGAGCACCAGACTCGTGATGTGGATTGCGTGGTCACCACAGGTCGGTTCCCGCTGCCCTGACCGCAGGGCATGGATGGCATTGCCTGAGTCCTGCCCGTCGGCTATGGCTGGAGCCGCCGTCCCCTGTGGACGAGGCAGCCCCAGTCCTCCCCGGGAGCCAGGCCATACTTCACCCTTTTCCGCTGTCCTGGAGAACTGTGGCCAACGGGCCACCCTGTCCTACTGGGCTGTCTGTGTGGGGAGGTGGGCGGAGATTCCCGTCAGCTGCTCTGACTCTTCGTGGCTCACCCCATTTCTGAGTTGAACAGCCTCTCAGAGTCTCCCGAGGGCTTCAAATACAGAAGGGTGAACGCTTGGGAGCCCAGCCAGTGCGGGGAAGGTCCCCCTGCACGAACACACGCCTTGGTCCACCTGGTGGGGAGCTGGGAGCACACCGCGGCAGGCGTGCCCCAGGAATGGGTGTGCCCCCCCCAGCTCTGTCGGCGCAAGGGCGGGCTGCAGGTCTGGGGCGCGGGCTGGCTCTTCTGAAGGGCTTCAGAAGTGGGTCCTCCTTCTGCCCTGTGGCTGGGTTCTCATCCACCCACAAGCCGGGAGGTGGGTGTTGGGGTGTCCATTCGCCAGGGGCACGGGTGCCATGGGCTTCCTCACCGTTTTTACTGCGATCTCAGCTGAAGAGCATCTGTGCTGGTGTCTTCTTGTAGGAGAAGTCTTCAAGTTGCTAGAGGAAGAAGGGGTCTCCCTCTCGGAGCTGGAGCCAGCCCCCTTGGACAGTCTGTAAGTTGCCTCCTAGTGTGGAGAGGGGTCACGGTGCCATGCTGTGGGTCTGGGGGCTGCCGATGTCTTGACAAGCAGGAGTGAGCGCATGGAGGTGGTCTGCGTCCCCTCCCTTGCTCCTCCCCACGCGGCTTCCTTCTGGTCGGCCCCATGTCTGCCCTGTGGTCTGTCTTGGGGTGCACAGAGGTGGTCAGGTTCACGAGACAGCCAATGGACAGCCGACCCCAACCCAACCCAGGCCTGAGCTCCCGAAACAGGTTACTCACAGACAGATAATCTTTCTCCCACCTGAGCTACCACCTGACACACAGAGCCCCCAGGTTTCAGACTCCTTTCCCGTTTAGAGAACAACTCCTCCAAACTCAAGAGACAGAAGCTATCAAAAGCCCTGTGGGCAACAGCTGCTGCTGCCCCCTGAGGCCATGCTCTGCTCCCTAGGTGCAACGGTGCATCTGCCCAAGAGCCCACCAGCCATCGAGGCGGGGGCTCCGGCGGCTACCTGGAGCATGTGTTCCGGCATGCAGCCCGGGAGCTCTTTGGGATCCATGTGGATGAGGTCACCTACAGACCCCTGAGGTCAGTGAGGAGAGCTGGAGCTTGGGAACGGGTTAGCCCAGTTGGGGCATCGGCATGGGTCTCCTGGCTGAGGTGGGCTTGGAGGACAGCAGGGTGGGTTTGGCAAAGACCCAGGGCACCAGGCAGGAGGCGAGACCTCCTCTCCAGCCAGTGCTCTCCAGGGCTCTGCCTCCCTGTCGCAGCGGTTGAGAACCCCCAGAGACCATGGTTGGCAGGGTCTGTCCCAACATAATGCCCTCTTTCATAGCCGGGGGCTCGGGGCTGTCTGACCTCGCCAGGTTGGTGGCCTTCATCAGGAGGGAGGGGGTTCCCATCCTGAGATTTGGGACTCCAAGCGAAGTGAGCTTCCCACCCTTTCCTTCCGTCACCGTCCTTCACGGAGGAGCCGTTCGGGGTGGCCCATGTGCctgcaggggtgggaggcaggagggagcccAGCCTGTGCTCCCCTCAGGAACAAGGACTTCCAGGAGGTGACCCTGGAGAAAGAGGGCCGCATCCTGCTGCACTTTGCTGCCGCCTACGGCTTCCGCAACATCCAGAACCTGGTGCAGAAGCTGAAGCGAGGGCGCTGCCCGTACCATTACGTGGAGGTCATGGCCTGCCCCGCAGGTAGCTGGAGGGGTGGCAGGGGAGCTCTGTCTCTTCCCCGGCCTGGGCGGCCCGGAGGCTCAGGAGAGCCAGTGTGGGAAGGGGCTAGGCTGTACACCCTGTGTGCAGGCATCCTCCCGTGACCGTGTTCTCGCCTGCCTGGCTCTGCAACAGGCTGCTTGAACGGCGGAGGCCAGCTCAAGGGTCCCAGCACAACTAGCAAGGAGCTGCTCCAGCACGTGCAGATGCTGTACGACACGGTGACGGTGCAGGTGCCAGAGGATGCGCCTGGTGTCCAGGAACTGTACGAGCACTGGCTGCAGGGCGAGGGCTCAGAGCGGGCTGGCCGCCTGCTGCACACCAGCTACCGTGCGGTGGAGATGGCCAGCTCTGGCCTCAGCATCAGATGGTAGGCTGCCTCGTCACGGGGTTGCCGGTCCCGCCCAGCCGGTACTGGGACTCCCACGAAGCTCGTGTCCTGACACCCCAGCCCAAAACCCTGTCTGAGCTGCAGGGATGGGCTGGAACCCACACAAAAATGGGACTCTGGACCCAGAGCCAGTCAAGGGGACCTCCAGCCCGCCCTCACCCACACTCCCCATCGTAGGAGGCCAGAGGTTCCACGAGGTCCCAGAACCTCCCCATGGGCCCAGGTCTGCGATCAGTGTTCTCTCTACTGCCTGGAGACCCAGGTAAGGCCCAGGCCTGTGGGCAGCTTAAGGCAAAGCGAAAGTGGGATTCCTCCTCCCCATTCCTGGAGTCATCCATGCCAGACTGGCGGAgagccctctggccctggacGGCAGGGAACGCTGGCCAGAGAGGAGTGTGCAGCCCACAGCACCCCACGCTGGGGGTGGCGTACCTGCCCCACCTGGAACTGGGCGCTGAAGACGCCGTGGTCTCTGGGACCTGACAGCTTGCATTTCTGCGCAGTTccgggcaggaagcaggctctgttaGAGAGACCCCGTGAGATCAGGCGCTGAGTCCCATCTGCACAGCTGGGTCTCCACttacaggggtgggggagaaggtaGAGTGGGGTGAGACCGCCCAGCGTGTTGTCACAGAGCTCCCCATCTAATAAAGGGATCTCTGAAAACACTTCCAAGTCCAAGAGCATCCACCAGCGTCAAAAATGAACCCTTCCACAGCTTTATTCAAAGTTCAGAAGCCCTGTGCACCCCAGCACGCATCCCAAACACCCAGGCCTCAGGGTTCACATGCACCCCAGAGAGGAGCCTCACATGTCCAGTGCCAGGGTGCCCACTCTCCCAAGTCTGGACAGCCAGCTGGGCAGGGCCATGGAAGGTGCCAGAGGCAATCCTCCCGTGGGCTCAGTTGGCCAAGGGGTGAAGGAAGAGAGATGTGCTGCCTGGCGCCACAGCCGGTCCTCCTGGGGCTCACTTCTGTCGAGGTGTGCCCAAGAGCCCCCACTGCAGGGCCAGGAGAGCCCGGGCCTGTGGCTGCAGTGGCTCAGCCGCCCGCTGGAAGCTTGCCCGCTCCTTGCAGAGTGCCTCCAGGACCTCGGCTGGGGCCGCCTTCCCCGTGAACTTGCGCACAGGCTCCTCTCTGTAGGGAGAGGGGACGCCATGGAGAGACTATTGGGTAACTGCCAGGGGGTGTTGGCAGGAAACACTTAAAGAACAGCTGCTCCCTGGTGCCAGTCAGTCCAATAACCATTCCCCTGGCACCTCCTAGAGTACCCAGATGAAGCTAAGGGGGACCAGAGGACAGCAGGCCAGCCATGGGATACCCTGCTCTGGGGTACAGCCCCTGGGGTGGGCACAGGGCCCCACAAGAAGGCTGGGGACGCCAACCAGTACTCACGCCACTCTTAGGAAGGGGTTGTAGAGGAGCTCCTCACTCAGGGTGGATGGCACTGTGGGAAGGTCGTCCTCGTCCCTCTTCTGGAATGACCATGGGCCCCTGTCACAGCTCTATCTTGAGAGCCCCAAACAACTTGGCTTCACTCagccctgcccctctctgggagCGGGAGCAGAAGAAGGGCTTCCTCGCCTCATCTGGTCCTCGAGGACGGCCACCCCACAACCTGCACAGGTCCCCTTCCAAAGCCATCCACTCCCCCCCTACCCAGTAGGAGCCTCAGTCAATGGTGGATCCCGGGCTAAGCCAGGTCTGGTCATGTCTGACTCTTCTGTAGACCCCCTCTGCCCCAACCTCCATCCACCCTCCAAACCTCTAGGAGGAGAGAGGCTGGGGTGGCCGCACCTTGGCCCATGACAGCTTTGCTCTCACGTGGTCATTGCCAGGCTCCACTTTCTGTGCAAACTCAAGGTTGCCAAGTGTGTGTTCATGGCCACAGAACACCTTCTGAAGAAAGGAGGCACTCAGGGGGTGCACAGAGCTGCcacaggcagagatggggggaggcGCTCACCTGGGCTTGcctggcccctccccacactctttCACCCCACGCCTGGTCTGCCCAGGCGTGGTCTCTCCTTGGCTGGAGTGCTCCTTCTGCACCCCCGCGGCAGGGTCAGAGTGTGCAGGTTGTGCATGCAGGATGGCAGGACCCTGCAGGAGGGGAAGGGATGGCCACTCACCGTCTCGGGGGGCaggttgcccaaggtcacagtcaGGCTCTCATACATCTGCTGAGCTGTGCTCTCCAGGCGCAAGCCGCAACCCGCCACCGACAGGGCATCCCCTGGGGAGGACAGCAGGTcagagaaggtggaggagggTCACGggcaggcgggggtggtggggCGGGGCAGCCAGTACCCGAGAACACCGCGGGTGGGTCCGGACACTCTTCTTCCCACAGAAAGTAGCTCATGTGGCCGGAGGTGTGGCCTGGCGTCAGGAGACAGCGCACGTGGATGGCCCCAAACTGCAGCAGAGGGGCGGGCTGCTGGTGAGGCGGGAGGGCCCAAGGCGATTACCCGCCCTCCCGGGCGCGCGCTCACCCGCAGCTCCTCGCCGTGCACCAGCTTGCGGGTCAGCGCGCAAATGCGCTCATCCGCACCCAGCACGGCCAGTCCCGGCCGCAGCCGCGCCAGCTCCGCGTTGCCCCGCGCGTGGTCCCTGCGGACGGGTGAGAGCAGGATCACGCCTGGgtcggggtggggcaggggcgaCGCCCTCGCGCCTCGGCCCGCCCCGACCGCGCTCACCAGTGGTAGTGGGTGGTCAGCACGGTGGTCAGTGATACCCCCTCCCGGCCCACGATCTCCAGCAGCTGAAAGGGACGGGAGTTAGGGAGGCTTGGAAGAGCCCGGTGGCcgccccacccctctgccccccaatTAGGGCGCCAAGTGTGATGTACACAAGAGCCCCGGGGGACCCGGGGGCGTGGAGGTACAGGAGACCCAGCAGACAATGAATGACTGAACGTCCAGGGTTTAGGACTACGGTGAGGCACCAGGGAGGGGAAAAACGGGGGTCGGAGACGGTCCTAACTTCAGGGCAGCCCCGAGATAATCCGGGAACCGTAATCGCCCTGTGCCCAGAGatcagagagcaggggaagggcctGTTCCAGCCACGGTGGTCGGGGGACCCCAGCGGCGCTCCCCGCCGCCCACAGGCTGCCCTCACCCTCTTGGGCACGGCCACGTCCACGGCCACAGCCTCCCGCGTGTGCTCCTCGATGACCAGGTACATGTAGTTATCCTCGAGCACCGGGATGACTTTGACCTTCATGGTCGCAGAGCTCTGGCACCCCGCGTCTTCTCGTCGAGGGGCCCCCAGGCTTCCGAACCCCTTCCTCAGGGCGGGGGTTCCCCTCTCCAGACCAAGGCAGGGCTGCGCGAGGGAGGGGTCAGCTCCTCACACACATCGGCGGCCGGAGAGGGAGCCCACTCGCTGCTCCGGGGACTTCCCGGAACTCCGGTGCGGAAGCCCACGCCCCAGGCTCAGGCCGGGCCGGCCAGTACGCACGCCAGCCCGCCAGCGGCAGCGACCACAACGACAGCGCCGCCACCACAGCCACCACTGCCGCCACTGCCGCCCGCAGCCGCGAAGGCCCCGCCCCTCGCGACGGCGCAACCGCCCGGCGCGCCCCCTCCAACCACGCCCCCTTCGCCGCGCCGCGCGTAGCGCCTaagccccgcccccgggcccgccccgcccccctcccgCAGCGGCGCTGCACCGGCTGACTGCGCGGACCGCCTCAAAGACTTCTGGTCAGAGACGGGCCTCGGGCTTTGACCGCGGCGCCTTAACGAAGCGCGGCGCTCGGCCCGGTCACCGCCATGGCCCGTGCCCCGGCGTAGGGAGagcgcgtgcgcgcgcgtgccCGATGGGGGCCGGACGCACGTCAGAGGCCGCAGCGCCCGGCGCTCGGGCGCCGCCTCCAGGGAGCCCTCCGGGCGCCGGGGCTGACCCCGTCCTGCTGAGTCCCCCAGTCCCTCGACTGAAACGTCCGCGGCCCCTTCCCTCAGGCTGGGGGCCGGGGAATCTGTCGTTTGTTCACCTGCCCATCCCAGCGCCCAGCCAGCAGCAGTGGGCACACAGAAGGCGCCTACTGTGCGAACGCCCACCGCAAGGCAGGGCACCTTGCGCGAGGACAGCAGTGACGGCGGTGGTCGTTCCATTCTGTGCTGGGCCTTCTCATGAACTCCTGCTTCCGTCAGGACCCAGGGTCAACGCTGCGGCGCAGGTCTGCCTTTCCCAGGTGAAGGATGGGTAGCCATATACGGAAGGAGCCGAGAGtgcccctccctggctccccTGGTGGGTGGGGCCCCAGACACCCCCGGGACCAGCAGGGGGCCAGCAGTGGCCTTGGCAACACAAGCCACTGTGTTGCTGCAACAGGCGGGTTGGCAAGGCGGCACCGCCCTTGGGGAGGCCAGAGTCCTTTCTGCCTATGGAGCACACAGCAGCCACAGCCCCCAGGCCGAGACCCCCACCTGGGACCACTGAGAATGTGAGTCTCTCCAGGACACTTCTGTTTCTGCCATGCGCCGGGGTTCCTCCCTAACCCCTCAGAGGCCAGGAGAAACTGCCCTCAGTCTGCGTGTGGAGCAGCTACTGGGGAGAGGGCAATGCATGGCTGGAGCTCTCCTTGGGAGTGGAGGCCACTGCTCAAGCTTAAGACACAAGTGGACGATGGGGGGGTGATGCCTCCCCAGGTTCTGCCCCAAGCAGAGGACTGGGCAGCCTGCCTCAAGACAGAGCTTCCCTCGGATCCGGAGCTGAGCGAGCAGCGGCGCCTGCAGGTGCGCGTGAGGCCCCAGGGGGCCAGCTAGCAGGAGGGAGGTCCCCCGGGCACCGCCTCTTACCCTGACCACCCACAGATCTCCAAGGAGTTGGTCGACCTGCAGATCTCAGCTCACCACGTGCAGGAGCAGCATGAGGCTGAACTCTTTGAGCTGAAGAGTGAGGTGGGTGCCGGCAGGGGCCGGCCCGGGGAACACGGTGGGAGGGTGCATACCTGGGACCCGTGCTGTGAGGGGTCCAGGTATGCTCATGGGATCGTACACGCTCATGCAGTGTCTGAGATATTCACATCTCccgtgtgtgctgtgtgtgcctGTATGTTCCCTGGTGATGTTGACTTACCCTGGGTGGCCTGACAGGAAAGTGCACCTGCTCACCCCGGTCACCCTACAGGTCCTACGGCTGGAGAGCCGggtgctggagctggagctgcaTGGAGATCGCATAGCCCCCCAAGAGGCTGCCTTGGGGCACCGCCACGAGCTGGCACGGGGGCTCCAACACAAGGCCTGGGAGCAGGGACACTCCATCCACCACAGACCCCAGGTCGCCGTGAGTGCCTGGCTGGGTGGGAGCCAAGCAGAGGTGCAGCAGAGAGAGTGAGGTTGGGACCAGCTCTCTCCTACAGGCACAGCCTGAGGACTTCCTGAGCCCTAAGGATGAAGAGCAGAAGCTGGGAAACAGCGTGAGTACGCAGCCCCCTAGCCTGGGGACCTGTCCGGATCTGTCCTAGCCCAGGGTGGTGTTGGGCCTTGCCAGGAACCCAGAGCCCGTGCACCTGCAGGGAGAATGGACGCGCACGCTAGAGGAGCAgaaggcccagaggcaggcacTGGAGACCCGTGTGTGAGTGGCTGCCTCACGAGAGACAGGGAGGACGCAGTACCGCACCAGGCTCCTGCACCTGGGTCCCGCTAAGCTTCACACACATGTCCGCAGGGCAGACCTGGGCCGGCGGCTGCAGGAAGCCCGAGATGAGGCCCGGACGGCGGGGCAGCAACTAGCGATACAAGCCATGGTGAGGCCCGGCCCTCCGCACGTTGATGTCTAGCAGATGGCGTCCTACAGTCAGCAAAGGCCTACCTCGTGCAGTGTGGGTTCAAGGCCGCCTCCACCCCCAGGTGTTGTCTGCCTGCCAAGGCCAGCTGCGCCAGGCGGAGGCAGAGAACGCCCAGCTGCAGCTGCAGCTCAAGAAGCTGAACGAAGAGTATGCCCTCCACTTGCAGCGATGTGCCAGGGCCGTGGCTGTGAGCACCGGGTGGGGTGGCCCTGTGGTGAGGGAGGCCTCGCGTCCTGGGGAGACCAAGCCTAGCCTGGGCGTGCCAGACTGCTTCCGGGAGACCTCGGGGTCCCTGCCTGCTGCACTGCCTCGGCAGCTCCCGAGAGGGGGCTATGGGAAGCGGGGTGTGCCCAGCAAGCCCCgccctccccaggcctggccccaccCCCGCGCCACCGCCTCCCCTCCAGGAGTACGCGAACCGCACCAGCCAAGAGCCGGCAGCCGCAGCCCTCCGCACGTTCCTGGAGACCACGCTGGAGCATATCCGGGCAGCTCACCGCAGCCGTGAGCAGCAGCTGGCCCGGGCTGCTCGTGCCTACCGCAAGCGCCTGTCAGATCTGAGCCGCAGACACGAGGAGCTGCTGGCGACCCGCAGGTGGGCCTCTCCCTGAGCCGGGCACCGGGGTGGGGTGGCCCTATGTGACTTGGCATGTGGCTTAGTGTGCAGCAGGTGCTGGCAGACTCCAGTGAGGCATCTGGGACCCCCAAAGCTACTTTTGATGCAGCCACCTTACACCTGGAGCCCCAGTCTCTGCACCTGGTCACTAAACTCAGCCACCCAGAAGACCAGGCCAGGCAGGAGACAAAGCTCTGGAAGCTCGAGGCCCAGGTGAGTGTTCCCTGCTGCCCTATACTGCCCTTGGAGCAAGCACCCCAGAGCACACCCCAGGCCCATCACAGGCTCAGCAAAGACCCCAATTCCTGAGGAGCCTGCCTCGTTCAGCCGACTGGGAGTACCTAGCACAGCTCACCAGGCTCATGCTGCCACCCTTGTTCCTACAGAAGGGGCCCAGTGAAGCCTCCCTGGGGGTCAGAGACCCGCAGTGAGTACCCTGGGGTGGGTAGTGGGGGGACCTTCAggggttcattcatttattccccaACTCTAAGCCCTGGGTGGGGTTTTGGTGGCAGTGGTGAACAGGTGGCCCACCTGTGCCCTTGGGTTTTGGTCTGTATGGGAGACAGCCAAATAACTGGGTGAAGGGGGGCCCCAACAGGAAAAGGGCTAACCTTGAACAGAGGGCCAGGGAGCTCCCCGGAGAAAGGGACCTTTCAGTGAGACCCAGGTGACCTAAGGATGAAGAGGTGTGGGGGGTGGCCAGTAGAGGCTCTGGCCCGGGATGGGGGGGACAGGACAGAAGCAGGTTGCCTGATGACTTTCACAGCCCTTGCCTCTGGGCCTCCATGTTCCTGTGCAATGCGCAAGCACTTGTATCAGCCTATCTCccagaattttgagaaataaaccCCTAGAATGTGGCTTAGCCCTCTGTGAGCAGCCGGTGGGCCCTCTGGGCCCGGGTTGCCCTGCCCCCATGTACCGATGGATGGCTCAAAGGCCCAGGGCTGAGTGGACAGGCGGGCGCATGCTATCCTGACCTTGCTCCCAGCAGGCAAGTCAGGGATCTAAGTGTCCCAACTTGAGCAAGGTCATCGGTCAACACCTGAGAGGACACTGGCCCTCCTGcctgtgcctctctctcctcacagGGGCCAGGAAGCTGCCTCCTGGGCCCAGG includes:
- the CCDC78 gene encoding coiled-coil domain-containing protein 78 isoform X1 → MGAGRTSEAAAPGARAPPPGSPPGAGADPVLLSPPVPRLKRPRPLPSGWGPGNLSFVHLPIPAPSQQQWAHRRRLLCERPPQGRAPCARTAVTAVVVPFCAGPSHELLLPSGPRVNAAAQVCLSQVLPQAEDWAACLKTELPSDPELSEQRRLQISKELVDLQISAHHVQEQHEAELFELKSEVLRLESRVLELELHGDRIAPQEAALGHRHELARGLQHKAWEQGHSIHHRPQVAAQPEDFLSPKDEEQKLGNSGEWTRTLEEQKAQRQALETRVADLGRRLQEARDEARTAGQQLAIQAMVLSACQGQLRQAEAENAQLQLQLKKLNEEYALHLQRCARAVAEYANRTSQEPAAAALRTFLETTLEHIRAAHRSREQQLARAARAYRKRLSDLSRRHEELLATRSVQQVLADSSEASGTPKATFDAATLHLEPQSLHLVTKLSHPEDQARQETKLWKLEAQKGPSEASLGVRDPQGQEAASWAQVHQKLQDFSCGTQVELERERAQLLVRATMAEEQLSELQEYVDQHLGRYKQEILRLRKLMGTQDAGGVGTTPPIKQRHPRTRSR
- the CCDC78 gene encoding coiled-coil domain-containing protein 78 isoform X4; the encoded protein is MGAGRTSEAAAPGARAPPPGSPPGAGADPVLLSPPVPRLKRPRPLPSGWGPGNLSFVHLPIPAPSQQQWAHRRRLLCERPPQGRAPCARTAVTAVVVPFCAGPSHELLLPSGPRVNAAAQVCLSQVLPQAEDWAACLKTELPSDPELSEQRRLQISKELVDLQISAHHVQEQHEAELFELKSEVLRLESRVLELELHGDRIAPQEAALGHRHELARGLQHKAWEQGHSIHHRPQVAAQPEDFLSPKDEEQKLGNSGEWTRTLEEQKAQRQALETRVADLGRRLQEARDEARTAGQQLAIQAMEYANRTSQEPAAAALRTFLETTLEHIRAAHRSREQQLARAARAYRKRLSDLSRRHEELLATRSVQQVLADSSEASGTPKATFDAATLHLEPQSLHLVTKLSHPEDQARQETKLWKLEAQKGPSEASLGVRDPQGQEAASWAQVHQKLQDFSCGTQVELERERAQLLVRATMAEEQLSELQEYVDQHLGRYKQEILRLRKLMGTQDAGGVGTTPPIKQRHPRTRSR
- the CCDC78 gene encoding coiled-coil domain-containing protein 78 isoform X2, which translates into the protein MGAGRTSEAAAPGARAPPPGSPPGAGADPVLLSPPVPRLKRPRPLPSGWGPGNLSFVHLPIPAPSQQQWAHRRRLLCERPPQGRAPCARTAVTAVVVPFCAGPSHELLLPSGPRVNAAAQVCLSQVLPQAEDWAACLKTELPSDPELSEQRRLQISKELVDLQISAHHVQEQHEAELFELKSEVLRLESRVLELELHGDRIAPQEAALGHRHELARGLQHKAWEQGHSIHHRPQAQPEDFLSPKDEEQKLGNSGEWTRTLEEQKAQRQALETRVADLGRRLQEARDEARTAGQQLAIQAMVLSACQGQLRQAEAENAQLQLQLKKLNEEYALHLQRCARAVAEYANRTSQEPAAAALRTFLETTLEHIRAAHRSREQQLARAARAYRKRLSDLSRRHEELLATRSVQQVLADSSEASGTPKATFDAATLHLEPQSLHLVTKLSHPEDQARQETKLWKLEAQKGPSEASLGVRDPQGQEAASWAQVHQKLQDFSCGTQVELERERAQLLVRATMAEEQLSELQEYVDQHLGRYKQEILRLRKLMGTQDAGGVGTTPPIKQRHPRTRSR
- the CCDC78 gene encoding coiled-coil domain-containing protein 78 isoform X3; the protein is MGAGRTSEAAAPGARAPPPGSPPGAGADPVLLSPPVPRLKRPRPLPSGWGPGNLSFVHLPIPAPSQQQWAHRRRLLCERPPQGRAPCARTAVTAVVVPFCAGPSHELLLPSGPRVNAAAQVLPQAEDWAACLKTELPSDPELSEQRRLQISKELVDLQISAHHVQEQHEAELFELKSEVLRLESRVLELELHGDRIAPQEAALGHRHELARGLQHKAWEQGHSIHHRPQVAAQPEDFLSPKDEEQKLGNSGEWTRTLEEQKAQRQALETRVADLGRRLQEARDEARTAGQQLAIQAMVLSACQGQLRQAEAENAQLQLQLKKLNEEYALHLQRCARAVAEYANRTSQEPAAAALRTFLETTLEHIRAAHRSREQQLARAARAYRKRLSDLSRRHEELLATRSVQQVLADSSEASGTPKATFDAATLHLEPQSLHLVTKLSHPEDQARQETKLWKLEAQKGPSEASLGVRDPQGQEAASWAQVHQKLQDFSCGTQVELERERAQLLVRATMAEEQLSELQEYVDQHLGRYKQEILRLRKLMGTQDAGGVGTTPPIKQRHPRTRSR
- the CCDC78 gene encoding coiled-coil domain-containing protein 78 isoform X7; the protein is MGAGRTSEAAAPGARAPPPGSPPGAGADPVLLSPPVPRLKRPRPLPSGWGPGNLSFVHLPIPAPSQQQWAHRRRLLCERPPQGRAPCARTAVTAVVVPFCAGPSHELLLPSGPRVNAAAQVCLSQVLPQAEDWAACLKTELPSDPELSEQRRLQISKELVDLQISAHHVQEQHEAELFELKSEVLRLESRVLELELHGDRIAPQEAALGHRHELARGLQHKAWEQGHSIHHRPQVAAQPEDFLSPKDEEQKLGNSGEWTRTLEEQKAQRQALETRVADLGRRLQEARDEARTAGQQLAIQAMVLSACQGQLRQAEAENAQLQLQLKKLNEEYALHLQRCARAVAEYANRTSQEPAAAALRTFLETTLEHIRAAHRSREQQLARAARAYRKRLSDLSRRHEELLATRSVQQVLADSSEASGTPKATFDAATLHLEPQSLHLVTKLSHPEDQARQETKLWKLEAQKGPSEASLGVRDPHRQVRDLSVPT